One part of the Macrobrachium rosenbergii isolate ZJJX-2024 chromosome 3, ASM4041242v1, whole genome shotgun sequence genome encodes these proteins:
- the LOC136828829 gene encoding protein FAM200B-like, translating into MTSTKKDFAEKFLCLTSIKERANAVNIHEAIKDSLNKLNVSLYNLCAATADGAAVMKSERNGVLSLLNRDCEGEIFRLHCIVQQEALVSKTIIKHFDDVELLVRKVINVINTSSVLSNSFGSLCETNDEKHNVLLNYNHVRWLSFDHSVTRLCELYDEVLHAMTKKHNDLVETLRKDNVRCSILFLKDLLPRLSSINKQPQNRNLTVIDAMFFIVKLKNTAKDLASQVIDNDLSNFPSLDSYLREISDDAVETNIQTKIRESLDTVITELHERF; encoded by the coding sequence ATGACGTCGACCAAAAAAGACTTTGCAGAGAAGTTCTTGTGCCTGACATCAATAAAGGAACGGGCGAATGCAGTCAACATTCATGAAGCAATCAAAGACAGCTTGAATAAGTTGAATGTTTCATTGTACAATCTGTGTGCTGCAACTGCTGATGGTGCTGCTGTTATGAAAAGTGAACGAAATGGTGTACTCAGTTTACTTAATAGAGACTGTGAAGGTGAAATATTTCGCCTCCACTGTATTGTTCAACAAGAAGCTCTAGTTAGTAAAACTATTATCAAGCATTTTGATGATGTAGAACTTCTAGTGAGGAAAGTGATCAATGTAATAAACACTAGCAGCGTGTTGTCTAATTCTTTCGGATCACTATGTGAAACTAATGATGAAAAGCATAATGTGCTACTTAATTACAATCATGTTCGATGGCTAAGTTTTGATCATAGTGTTACACGCCTTTGTGAATTATATGATGAGGTTTTGCATGCAATGACCAAGAAACACAATGATTTAGTAGAAACTTTGAGAAAAGATAATgttagatgttctattctatttttgAAGGACCTTTTACCAAGGCTTAGCTCTATTAATAAGCAACCACAAAATAGGAACTTAACAGTGATTGATGCCATGTTTTTCATTGTCAAACTTAAAAACACAGCTAAAGACCTGGCCTCACAGGTCATTGATAATGATCTGTCCAATTTCCCCTCTTTAGATAGTTATTTGAGAGAAATTTCAGACGATGCAGTTGAAACTAATATACAGACTAAAATAAGGGAATCGCTCGATACAGTGATCACTGAGCTTCACGAAAGATTTTAA